Proteins from a genomic interval of Pseudomonadota bacterium:
- a CDS encoding UDP-N-acetylmuramoyl-L-alanyl-D-glutamate--2,6-diaminopimelate ligase — MNPHFFEAVAALIGGMPINPPSAPLNLTSLAASGLAVEPGALFVAVRGFSTDGHNFVDQAFERGALACVVEDPTVLKGRPGIQVTNSRAALSALAAAFNGDPSTRIKVVGVTGTNGKTTTNWIIYHVLNQIGGGALRIGTLGTELMNRERVDGALTSPDPLTIHALLGHGERKGVRSCVMEVSSHALDQARVDDVCFDVVIFMNLSRDHLDYHGTFEAYFTAKRKLFELIARGKKATKVAVINADDPYGMKLIAELPALGLRDLSFGSSELASVRIEKITERAGEMSIVLRLRGDDSPYTIETPFVGLHNAENVTAAFAACLGLGYEASEIISSLRSVPQVPGRLERIDSSSPRVFVDYAHTPDALDRAIKAVRVSTVGELWVIFGCGGDRDRGKRPQMAKIAALGADHVVVTSDNPRSEDPRAILADILSEGTKPSMIELDRAIAITTTVQRAAPNDTILIAGKGHEDYQIIGKERFRFSDQDVASQALKRRT; from the coding sequence ATGAATCCACATTTTTTTGAAGCAGTAGCGGCGTTGATCGGTGGTATGCCGATCAATCCTCCGAGTGCCCCGCTTAATTTAACCTCGCTGGCCGCATCAGGGCTTGCTGTAGAACCTGGAGCGTTGTTCGTAGCCGTAAGGGGATTCTCCACGGATGGACATAACTTCGTTGATCAGGCCTTTGAGCGCGGGGCGCTGGCGTGTGTTGTCGAGGACCCTACTGTCCTTAAAGGGCGGCCCGGCATTCAGGTAACGAACTCGCGTGCTGCGCTTAGTGCGCTGGCCGCAGCATTTAACGGCGACCCCTCAACTCGAATCAAGGTTGTTGGAGTTACCGGTACTAATGGAAAGACGACCACAAACTGGATCATTTACCACGTCCTTAACCAGATAGGGGGCGGAGCTCTCCGCATTGGGACACTTGGCACAGAGCTAATGAACAGAGAGCGAGTTGATGGAGCCCTTACAAGTCCAGATCCTCTCACTATTCACGCGCTCTTAGGGCACGGCGAGCGCAAAGGAGTGAGGAGCTGTGTTATGGAGGTCTCATCACATGCGTTAGATCAAGCTCGGGTCGACGATGTCTGCTTTGATGTCGTGATATTTATGAACCTGAGCCGTGATCACCTCGATTATCACGGAACATTTGAAGCCTACTTTACCGCCAAGCGAAAGCTCTTTGAGCTGATAGCTCGTGGAAAGAAGGCTACAAAGGTAGCAGTTATTAATGCAGATGATCCGTATGGAATGAAGCTGATAGCAGAGCTTCCGGCACTAGGGTTGCGAGATCTATCATTTGGAAGCTCAGAGCTAGCTTCTGTCCGTATTGAGAAGATAACGGAGCGGGCCGGTGAGATGAGCATAGTGCTTAGGCTAAGAGGGGATGATAGCCCCTATACTATAGAAACCCCCTTTGTCGGTCTTCATAATGCAGAGAACGTTACGGCCGCATTTGCGGCCTGTCTTGGACTTGGATACGAGGCTAGCGAGATTATAAGCTCCTTACGGAGCGTTCCACAGGTTCCGGGGCGACTTGAGCGAATTGATTCTAGCTCTCCCAGGGTTTTCGTAGACTATGCGCATACGCCAGACGCGCTCGATCGAGCTATTAAGGCCGTTCGTGTTTCCACCGTTGGAGAGCTCTGGGTAATCTTCGGTTGTGGTGGGGATAGGGATCGGGGCAAGCGGCCGCAGATGGCCAAGATAGCGGCGCTCGGTGCTGACCACGTTGTAGTCACATCGGATAATCCCCGCAGCGAAGACCCCCGGGCGATCCTAGCAGATATTCTAAGTGAAGGAACTAAACCGAGCATGATAGAGCTCGATCGCGCGATCGCCATTACTACAACCGTTCAGAGAGCTGCCCCAAACGATACGATCCTTATAGCTGGCAAGGGACACGAGGATTATCAAATTATAGGCAAGGAACGTTTCCGTTTTTCAGACCAGGATGTTGCCAGCCAGGCGCTTAAGCGGCGAACGTAA
- a CDS encoding penicillin-binding protein 2 has product MTMHAPLKSKHDQQPPQRAALIGVDFACAHRPSTSSLNLAGRRPMRLRLIGILALGWVGLLVGRLYSLQVSNFEIWQDWAIRQHVAEVEVASERGQVLDRNGKLLAVSVPAESIYVRPRQIKDRPRVVRELAKHLEIKQSQVAERINTKQPFVWIKRQVPRYQAEKVSDLNLLGVGTVLEARRFYPYNQAASALIGKVGIDGTGLSGIESLYEKKLHENHVKTTATRDAFGKIIHISKLDVNELGTNELDTADGFAPPKGEALKLTIDADLQIIMDEELEIGRKNANAKRAMAVMIDSETGEIIALSQSPSYNFNNPSTDSKNALRNLLVETVFEPGSVMKPIVAAAAIDAGVVTAREKINCENGRFPFSKHTIKDVHPSGVIPFHDVVVRSSNIGMTKVGIKLGSERLYTYLKKFGFGDPSGLALAGETAGILRPEPSWAKVDVATHSFGQGVAVTPLQVVRAVAAIANGGVLPKLSVVIDKDGIPAGERIISEHSASVARDMMYGVVEDQHGTGGKAKIVGLKVGGKTGTAQKANPHGRGYLAGTYVASFVGFVDGAGMGVPRNLTTMVIMDEPNTKSIYGGTLAAPVFQRVMDRTLRFIATRNELGVGSSRSPFIVPERSIDIKEEELFPASYVR; this is encoded by the coding sequence ATGACCATGCACGCACCATTAAAATCAAAACATGATCAGCAACCGCCCCAGAGAGCTGCGCTAATCGGGGTCGATTTTGCTTGTGCGCATCGCCCAAGTACGAGTAGCCTTAATCTGGCTGGTCGGCGTCCCATGCGGCTCAGGTTGATAGGTATATTAGCCTTAGGATGGGTGGGGCTGCTAGTTGGGCGGCTCTATAGCCTACAGGTTTCGAATTTTGAGATCTGGCAAGATTGGGCGATCCGACAACATGTTGCAGAGGTTGAGGTAGCGTCGGAGCGGGGGCAGGTGCTCGACCGTAACGGAAAGCTTCTGGCGGTATCAGTTCCAGCCGAATCAATCTACGTACGGCCGAGACAGATTAAGGATAGACCACGAGTTGTTCGAGAGCTTGCAAAGCATCTTGAAATTAAGCAGTCGCAGGTTGCCGAGCGCATTAACACCAAGCAGCCATTCGTCTGGATTAAGCGCCAGGTTCCACGCTACCAGGCGGAAAAGGTCTCAGATCTAAACCTGCTCGGAGTCGGAACTGTATTAGAGGCGCGGCGTTTCTACCCATATAATCAGGCGGCAAGCGCTCTAATCGGGAAGGTCGGAATCGACGGAACTGGTCTCTCTGGTATCGAGAGCCTGTATGAAAAGAAGCTGCATGAGAACCATGTAAAGACCACTGCAACCCGCGATGCATTTGGAAAGATCATACACATTAGCAAGCTAGACGTTAATGAGCTGGGTACAAATGAGCTCGATACAGCGGATGGCTTTGCCCCACCAAAGGGCGAGGCTCTAAAGTTAACCATCGATGCTGATCTGCAGATTATAATGGATGAGGAGCTTGAGATCGGCCGAAAAAATGCCAATGCGAAACGGGCCATGGCCGTTATGATCGACTCAGAAACTGGGGAGATAATCGCTCTTAGCCAATCGCCGAGCTATAACTTCAATAATCCCTCTACTGACTCAAAAAATGCTCTGCGTAACCTGCTTGTTGAGACGGTTTTTGAGCCTGGTTCGGTTATGAAGCCTATCGTGGCAGCCGCTGCTATCGATGCAGGGGTTGTAACAGCACGCGAAAAGATCAATTGCGAGAACGGACGATTTCCATTCTCTAAGCACACCATCAAGGACGTGCATCCATCTGGAGTCATCCCGTTTCACGACGTAGTTGTTCGTTCCTCCAATATCGGTATGACAAAGGTCGGAATTAAGCTTGGCAGTGAACGGCTCTACACTTATCTTAAAAAATTTGGTTTCGGAGACCCGAGTGGATTAGCACTGGCAGGTGAAACTGCCGGTATACTTCGACCCGAGCCCTCCTGGGCAAAGGTTGATGTTGCAACGCACTCCTTTGGACAGGGGGTAGCGGTAACACCTCTGCAGGTGGTTCGTGCCGTTGCAGCTATAGCCAACGGTGGTGTTCTTCCGAAGCTATCGGTTGTTATCGATAAAGATGGAATTCCGGCAGGAGAGCGCATTATATCGGAACACTCCGCCTCTGTAGCACGAGATATGATGTACGGTGTTGTTGAGGATCAGCACGGAACTGGTGGGAAAGCCAAAATTGTGGGGCTCAAGGTAGGCGGAAAGACAGGCACTGCACAGAAGGCTAATCCGCATGGTCGTGGGTACCTGGCGGGCACATACGTTGCATCCTTTGTTGGATTTGTTGATGGCGCGGGCATGGGTGTTCCAAGAAATCTTACCACCATGGTTATTATGGATGAGCCGAACACCAAGAGCATCTACGGCGGAACGCTAGCAGCCCCAGTATTTCAGCGAGTTATGGACCGAACACTCAGGTTTATCGCTACCAGAAACGAGCTAGGTGTTGGAAGTTCAAGGTCGCCGTTTATCGTGCCAGAAAGATCGATCGATATTAAGGAGGAGGAGCTTTTCCCTGCCTCCTACGTGAGATAG
- the rsmH gene encoding 16S rRNA (cytosine(1402)-N(4))-methyltransferase RsmH, which yields MNQATGDAVHIPVMLNEVIEALGARSGGMFLDCTFGGGGHTRAILNANPDACVVAIDRDSRAIERGRRWSSEYGSRLELIHTPFSGMVKAVSNTTFDGALADLGMSTDQLREGRGFSFADQGALDMRMDEGLGNDTAAEFINNASEREIFIALAEGGVGKNARSIARTIIFERPFASAKALADAVKASQLGKRSESKTHPATVVFQALRMKVNNELGEIKQLLEDAPCIVKKGGRLAAITFHSIEDKVVTNCMRKWESAGSYPANWRGNRTEKRIGLVVNRKAIVPSDEEILHNPAARSARLRVFQFGSDFSK from the coding sequence ATGAATCAGGCCACAGGGGATGCAGTGCATATTCCCGTCATGCTCAACGAGGTTATTGAGGCGCTAGGCGCCAGGAGTGGCGGTATGTTTCTCGATTGCACCTTCGGGGGTGGCGGACATACAAGGGCGATCCTTAACGCCAATCCAGACGCATGCGTAGTGGCGATAGATAGGGATAGCCGAGCCATTGAACGGGGGCGCCGTTGGTCATCTGAATACGGCAGTCGCCTTGAGTTAATTCACACCCCTTTTTCAGGTATGGTAAAAGCGGTTTCCAACACTACCTTTGATGGCGCTTTGGCTGACCTCGGCATGTCGACCGACCAACTCAGGGAGGGGCGGGGGTTTTCATTCGCCGATCAGGGGGCTCTCGACATGCGTATGGATGAGGGGCTAGGTAACGATACTGCGGCAGAGTTCATTAACAACGCCTCAGAGCGCGAGATCTTTATAGCCTTAGCCGAGGGCGGAGTAGGCAAAAATGCCCGATCGATCGCCCGCACCATTATTTTCGAGCGCCCTTTTGCTAGCGCCAAGGCGCTGGCTGATGCCGTTAAGGCATCACAGCTCGGAAAACGCTCCGAATCCAAGACACATCCGGCTACGGTAGTCTTTCAGGCGCTCAGAATGAAGGTCAATAACGAACTTGGAGAGATTAAACAGCTACTCGAAGACGCTCCTTGCATAGTGAAGAAGGGTGGGCGGCTAGCTGCTATTACATTCCACTCGATCGAGGACAAAGTAGTAACTAATTGCATGCGGAAGTGGGAATCAGCTGGCAGCTATCCCGCGAATTGGCGCGGAAACAGAACTGAAAAACGGATCGGGCTGGTTGTTAATCGCAAGGCTATCGTGCCATCGGACGAGGAGATTTTGCACAATCCGGCGGCGCGTAGTGCGAGATTGCGCGTCTTTCAGTTTGGAAGTGATTTTTCGAAGTAA